The genome window GATCGCTGTAAACTGTTCTACATCAACTACCCCAACAATCCGACCGGCGCGGTGGCTACAGATGAGTTTTACGACGAACTGATTGCTTTTGCTCAGAAACACAACATCCTGATTATTCAGGACGCTCCGTATGCCACTCTGGTGTATGATGGCGATCGCAAGTCGATCCTTCAGCGTCCCGGCGCGAAAGAATGCGCGCTCGAACTTCATTCCATGTCCAAGGCGTACAACATGACCGGCTGGCGTTTGGCCTTTTTCTGTGGAGCAGCCTGGGCTGTCGAAGCGCTGGCGACTGTAAAAGACAACTGCGACAGCGGTCAGTTCAAGGCCATTCAGCACGCTGCCTGTGCGGGCATTGCGGATGAGAGCCTCGCGGAAGGCATCCGCGTTCACTACGAAAAACGCCTGCGCAAAATGGTCAACGTTCTGAAAGACGTTGGTTTTGATGCCCAGATGCCGGGCGGGACTTTTTATCTTTACATTAAAGCCCCCAAAGGAGCAGGAGATGTGGAATTTTCCAATGCCGAGGAGGCTTCGCTTTATCTGATCGAAAACTTCGGCATTTCCACTGTTCCGTGGGATAACACCGGGCCGTTTATCCGCTTCGGCGCAGTCTTCGAATCTGCCGGCGAAGAAGATGATGAGCGCGTGCTCAACGAACTCGCCGCGCGCCTGGCCAAGGCGGAGTTGAAGTTCTAAGCGTTTTATTACCTGATGGATGCGAGACAGGCTTTCTTCTAATCAGTCGAAAGCCTGATTTTTTAAAAATGTGATCCGGACAGATTCGTTTGTTTGCCTATGCAGGTATATCTACTTCATTTGTCGAGGAGGGAATGCCGCGGATCGCCGGCTTGCTGATTCGTCGAATCAGTGATCTTCATCACTGAAGGTGATGCGGTCGAGAACCCTGTTGGCATTGTCCGGCAGGGTTCCTTCGTTGTAGAAACGGCGGATAAGTTCCAGGGCCAGAAAACTCTCATCGAACTGTTTTTGGAGGCGTTGGAAAGCCAGTTCCTCCAGTTGATCGGCCTGCATGATTTCCACCAGATGGGTTTCGCCGGTCGCGTTGCGTCCGGCGTGGGCCACGAGTGCGCCGAGGGTGCGAAGCACCTTCGCATGCGTTTCATCCGGCTGGTGGTAGAGTTGGTCGTCGCAAAAATATTCAAGACAGACCGGCGGGCGCCCGGCAGGCAGAGAACATCCGGTTTCACAAAGGAATCCGTAGCGGTCACTGTCCAGAACCTCCCGCTGGTGGAGCAGTCGAAGAAATGGACTTTCAATGGCTTCTTCGCAAATATCCGCCCGACAGCAGACCTGTGTGCAGTACGAGCACAGCGTGCAGCATTGCTCGTTTACCAGCTCCTGTGCGGCGCTTTCCAGTTCCGAATACTGGGTTAATAAGTTTTCAAGTTTAGGATTCATCAGCATTGGAATCTAAGCATGGACGGGCGGACTTTGCGCTTCTTTTATTCGTGTTTTCCGAAAAACAGCCTTATTTAGTGACAATTCGTACGCATTTATCTTTTTATTTTATTTAACTGATCTTTCGAAAAAAGATTGATGTCTTCCGATGTCGTGGCAAAATGACCCCCATCAAAAGGTCCGGAAGGAGATGCAAAAATGAAACTCAAATGGATAATTGCCAGCATTGTGCTGACGGGAGCCTTGTGCGCTAGAGCGGATGTCATTCTGTGGGATCTTAACTACGATGAAAACGCGATTTATATGGCAACCGTGGATGATTTTGTGGCTCTGGGGGTGGCTGGAAATTTGTCGGGGGCTGCGGTTTCACAGGTGGTAGCTTCTTCGACCAATTCCATGTCAGATGGAACCATTACGTTGTCTTATTCAGCTGGGCTTGCGCAGAGTGTGTCTGGGCCGGACGGGATTGTTACAAACGTGGACAATGGGGTGCTGTGCGATTACCTTTATCTTGCGGCAGGTGGCAATGAGGGGCCGGTGACGATGCAGATCGCGGGTTTGAGTTCTTCTCTTTTGTCAGATACGCAATACTATCTGTATCTGATCGGAGCCGGGGACAATACGAATCAGGGGACAAGTTTCACTTTTGACAGTGCTACACTGGATACCGTCAGTGGAACAGGGACTCCCTCTGATGCGGTTGCCACGTTTACCTTTACGACAGGCTCAACGGTTAACGATACACTTGAGTTTACATGGGATCGAATCGGCTCCAATGATTATAGCGGATTCAACGGATTTGCAATTGTTGCGGTTCCGGAACCGGCTACCATTGGCTTGGTCGGGATTTCCGGAGTTCTCCTGTTCTGGGGACACCGCCGTTCTTCTGCAAAGAAAGCAACGGCATAAGGTTTTTCATTTTTTAGTAAGCTTGATTTTCGGGGTTGCCTCAGCGGCAACCCCGTTTTTTTTATGATGTGAAGCTTTTGAGAAGAGCCAGTACTTCCTTCAGGCGGGCCGAGGTGCTGTTTGGGTTCAGGCGTGGATAATGTCCATTCACCATGATCGGTTCTCCATTGCGGATCAGCATGATTCGATCATCATTAACTCGGATTGTTTTAATTCCCGCCTGAGCCGCGGCAATCCTCATGCGGGCAATTTCGAACAGATTCTGCATTGCCGGGGGCAGGCGTCCGAACCGATCGGAAAATTCTCTTTTTAATTCCCGAACTTCGCTCTCTTTGGCGAGCGAAGAGATTCTCCCGTACAGCTTAACGCGCAGATTTTCATCGTCCACATAGCTGTATGGGATGAAGGCCGCAGCAGTTTGCTCTCCGGAGGCCGGGGAACGTTCGATAAAATCGAGATCAACAGAGGCCTCGATGATCGGAGGAACTTTTTTACCCTGCAGGCGTGCAATGCTGCGTTTGAGCAGTTGGCAGTAAAGATCAAACCCAATGGCCGCGATGTGTCCGCTTTGCTGGGCTCCAAGCAGATTCCCTGCGCCGCGGATCTCCAGATCGCGCATGGCAATGCGAAATCCGGTTCCGTGTCCGGTATATTTTTTAAGTGCTTCAATTCGCTGTCGTGCATCACTGGTCAATACGCCGTGCGCTGGAATCAGCAGAAAAGCGAAGGCTTTTCGCCGGGCGCGCCCGACGCGCCCGCGCAGCTGATAAAGATCTGCCAGTCCGAATCGGTCGGCTCGATCTACCAGAATTGTATTGCAGTTCGGAATATCGACGCCGTTTTCTACAATAGTGGTGCAGATGAGCACATCGAACAGGCCCCGCACAAAGCGGTGCATGATATCCGAAAGCTGCTTTTCACTCATCTGCCCATGGGCATACTCAATTCGCGCTTCCGGAACCAGTTCCTGAACCCGTTCTGCCATTTTATCAATCGTCTGCACGCGATTGTGCAGATAAAACACCTGTCCGTCGCGGGCCAGCTCATGGCGGATGGCTTCTGTAATGATTTCGTCGTGTTCTTCGAGTACGAACGTCTCGACCGGCTGGCGTTCCTGCGGCGGGGTGGAGATGGTGCTCATGTCGCGCGCGCCGGTCAGCCCCATGTAAAGCGTGCGCGGAATCGGTGTGGCGCTGAGCGTCAGTACGTCCACTTCTTTGCGAAGCTGTTTGAGATGCTCTTTGGCGCGCACGCCGAAGCGTTGTTCCTCGTCAATCACCACCAGTCCCAGATTGCTGAATCGTACGTCTTTGGAAACCAGCCGATGCGTGCCGATTACAATATTCACGGATCCTTCGCGCAGCCTATGGATGGTTTCGTTCTGCTCGGCTTTGGTGCGAAAACGACTGAGCATCCCGATGCTGACGGGGAAGGCCGCCATGCGTTCTGTGAAGGTGTCAAAGTGCTGCTGGGCCAGAATCGTGGTGGGAACCAGTACCGCGACCTGGCGGCCTTCCATCACCATTTTGAAAGCCGCCCGCATGGCGACCTCGGTTTTCCCATACCCCGCATCGCCGCAGATCAGCCGGTCTGCGGGGAGGGCAGATTCCAGATCCCCTTTGACCGCTTGAATGGCCGCCAGCTGATCCGGTGTTTCCATGTACGGGAAGGAATTTTCGAACTCACTCTGAAGATGAGTGTCCGGCCCGCAGGGGCGGCCCTTCTGCAGTGCGCGCGTTGCCTGTGTTTCGAGGAGGCGGGCTGCAAGGTCTTCGATGGCGGCCTCTGCTGAAGCGCGGTCATTCTGCCAGCGTTTTCCTTTCAGTGAATGAAGCGCCGGCGCGGCGTTGCCCATGCCGGTGTAGCGCGTAAGCAGATGGGTTTGTCCGGTCGGCAGATAAATGCGTGCGCCTTCCGCATACTCGATCAGCAGCATTTCCTGCTTCCGGCCGGCCATCTCGATTTCCATGACGCCCATGTATCTGCCGATGCCGTGGTCGGCGTGCACGACCAGCTCACCGGGTTGAATGTCGTTCCATTCCGCAACGCGTTCGCCCTGCTGTGCAGACGTCGCTTTTCCTTTTTTGCGCGCATGGGCGGTTTTGGCTGCGTAGCCGTAGATATCGGCTTCGGTGAGTACGAGGTGTTTGGCCTGTTTGCAGACAAAACTTCCGTGGAGAAGGCCCGTATGAAGGTTTCCGCTGGTTCCATAGACCTCTTTGATGCGGTCGCGGGAGCCTTCTGTTTCCATGTAGATCTCGATGTTCCAATCTTTGGAAATCATTTCTTCCAGAGTTTGGAAAAACAGCTTCCGCTGCTGTTCTGCAGCATCGGCCGGATGCTTATCGCTGACCGGTTTGAGGTTGGTTTCGTAAGCGGCCAGATCGATATCGACCGTATCGGTGGTAACGCAACCGATCTGGATCGACTGTGATGGGGGCATCGCGTCCACATTCGAGTAAACATGCAGGGTGTTTTCCGGCAGCAGTTTGTCGAGTGTGGTTTCACCTTCTGCATTCAGCGGAAAGATTTCGAGCGTTTTGATTTTTTCAACGGAGCGCTGGGTCAGCATGTCGAAGGTGCGCAAGCTGTCGATCTCATCGCCGAAAAACTCAATGCGGACGGGATGTTCTGCGGTGGGCGGCCAGAGGTCGACAATGCCGCCGCGGCGCGCGGCGGTCCCTTTTTCATACACTTCGACGTCCAGCGCGTAACCCTGAGTTTCCAGGGTTTGGAAAAGCTCGTCGGGATTGATGCTGTCGCCGGGCTTCAAGGCCAGCGGTTTTCCGAGGGTTGGAAGCTTTTCTTCCAATGTTTGGAATGTCGTTAGCAACACAAACGTAGACGCGGTGTCTTTACCGCATTGAAGCTGATTGAGCGCTTTGAGTCGTTCCCCCTGAAGTTCCATGTCGGAGGAGTCATTGGGCGGGAGAAGGAGCAGTGTTTTTTCCGGACATAATGTCCGGAAACAGTCGGCCAGTTTTTCCAATGTTTGGAAATGATCGACCACCCAGAGTTGGGGCTGTTCCAGCCCGCCGCCCAGAAACGCCTGTGCGGACGGAGGCAGCGGCGGCAGTTTACAGGTGCTGCTTTTCAGTGCTTTCAGAATGGATGACAGCTCAAGTTTCACACGGACAATCTAGCACGGGTTGAAAAAAATAGACAGGACGGGAAGATTGTTTATGATCTCCGGTTCATGCACAGATATGGTACAGCACTGGTTTTGGGGCGAGGTCGCAGCGGACGGGCCGCGGAGGCTCTGCTCCGCAGTGAGGGAACGGTTGTTTATACGGTTTGTGAGGATTTAACGCCGGATTACCGCTATGAGAACCTGCATTTTGATCCGGATGTGGCGATCGTCAGCCCGGGATTTTCGCTGGAACATCCGTGGGTGAAGGATCTGGTCGAGCACGGTGTGCCGCTGCGCTCTGAGTTAGAGTTGGGATGGTCTCGTCGTCATTGTCCGGCCATTGCGGTGACCGGATCGAACGGAAAGAGTTCGGTGGTTAAGTGGCTGGCGGATGCTCTGACTGAATCCGGATATGCGGCGGTGCCGTGCGGCAACTACGGACTGCCGGTATGCGCGGCGGTGATGCTGCCGGATGTGCCGGACTGGCTGGTGATGGAAGTCAGTTCGTTTCAACTGGAAACGGTTCACGAGTTTTATCCGGATATCGGTGTTTTTCTGAACATTCTGCCGAATCATCTGGATCGTCACCGCGATCTGAAAACCTATTGCGATGTCAAACTTCGTCTGTTTGCTCAGATGCGCGAAGCCGGAACGGCGGTGATCCCGCTTGATCTTTTCCAAACACTGGAAGAAAGCTGTGCTGCGGCGCATGTCTGCAAAACGTTTGGACTGCAGGAAGGTGCGGACTACCGGTTTGAGGCCGGTCGGGTTGGTGAGTTTGATTTGCGGGGCACCTATTTTGATAATGAAGTTCTCGGTGCTGCCGCCGCGGCGGTTGCGGCGGTTTGGGATTCCTGCGGGTTGCCTCGGGAAGCGCTGGAGGAGGCGACTCGCCGTTTTGAACCTTTATCGCATCGTATGCAGCTGGTTGCCGAGATTGACGGAGTGCGCTATGTGGACGATTCCAAGGCAACCAATATGGCAGCAATGTGCGCGGCCCTGCGAATGACTCGCGGACGGGTGCATTTGATTGCGGGAGGCCGCCCGAAAGAAAGCGACTGGAGTTTTGCGAAAGATTTACTGGCACAGCGGGTTTCGCGCCTATATCTTATCGGAGAAGCGTGCGATGCGATGCAGGCGGCATGGGAAGATGTTACAGACTGTGCGGCCTGCGAAACGCTGGAACGAGCTGTTGCTGCTGCGAGGGAATCCGCTGAACCGGGGGATACGGTTTTGCTGTCCCCTGCATGTACCAGTTTTGACCAGTTCAGCAGCTTCGCTGAGCGGGGAGAAGTGTTTGTTCGCGAAGTGACCCGTTTGACGGATTGTGTTGCGCGCAGGCGTAAGGATTAAACAGAAGGAAGAGAGAGGGAGTTGTCATGAAAATGAAACGGAACCTGTTGGTTGCGGCTTCGCACGTTCTGGTGCTTGCCGGTTTTTCATTGTTGCAGGGATGTGCCACCGGAGAATGCCCGGTTTGCTGGCTGAACTGGCCTTATAATACTCCGACAGAAGAGCCGTTGATTGTTCCTGCAGACAACTCCGGTGTCGGTTATATTGAGGAAGATATCTTCCTTCCACCGGCGGCTCCGGTTGATATGCCCCCGATTTCTTATCCTGAACCTGTGATTCAGGAACCTGCTGTGGCAGATCACATTTACACGGTCCAGAAAGGGGATACACTTTCCGGAATTGCTTCCATGTATGGAACTTCATGGAAAAACCTGTCAGACTACAACGGGCTGAGTAACCCCAACAAACTGGTGGTCGGTCAGGAGATTCGGGTTCCGGGAACGCTGAGCGCTTCGGCTCCGGTTGTCCGTTCGTCGAGTCCGGCTCCAAAGACATCGTCTTCGACCGGTTCTTCCAGTCGCGGATCGATTGCTCAAGGATCTTCATATGTGATTCAGAAGGGCGATACGCTTTCCGGAATCGCAAAACGCGCCGGCCTTAGTGTTGCGGAAATCAAAGCCGCCAATGCGCTGGATAACTCTGTGATTGTTGCGGGAAAAAGTCTGAGTATTCCGAAAAAAGGTGAAGTGAATGTTTCGTCTTCCTACAGTGCGCCGGTAACCGCTCCCAAGCCGGCTCCGATGGTTGAGGTCGCGGCGCCGGTTGCTGGTTCTGCTCCGGAGCCGGCTCCGATGGCAGAAGATATTGCTCCGGTTGAATCCGCTGCGTCCGCTCCGGTTTACGAAC of Tichowtungia aerotolerans contains these proteins:
- the mfd gene encoding transcription-repair coupling factor, with translation MKLELSSILKALKSSTCKLPPLPPSAQAFLGGGLEQPQLWVVDHFQTLEKLADCFRTLCPEKTLLLLPPNDSSDMELQGERLKALNQLQCGKDTASTFVLLTTFQTLEEKLPTLGKPLALKPGDSINPDELFQTLETQGYALDVEVYEKGTAARRGGIVDLWPPTAEHPVRIEFFGDEIDSLRTFDMLTQRSVEKIKTLEIFPLNAEGETTLDKLLPENTLHVYSNVDAMPPSQSIQIGCVTTDTVDIDLAAYETNLKPVSDKHPADAAEQQRKLFFQTLEEMISKDWNIEIYMETEGSRDRIKEVYGTSGNLHTGLLHGSFVCKQAKHLVLTEADIYGYAAKTAHARKKGKATSAQQGERVAEWNDIQPGELVVHADHGIGRYMGVMEIEMAGRKQEMLLIEYAEGARIYLPTGQTHLLTRYTGMGNAAPALHSLKGKRWQNDRASAEAAIEDLAARLLETQATRALQKGRPCGPDTHLQSEFENSFPYMETPDQLAAIQAVKGDLESALPADRLICGDAGYGKTEVAMRAAFKMVMEGRQVAVLVPTTILAQQHFDTFTERMAAFPVSIGMLSRFRTKAEQNETIHRLREGSVNIVIGTHRLVSKDVRFSNLGLVVIDEEQRFGVRAKEHLKQLRKEVDVLTLSATPIPRTLYMGLTGARDMSTISTPPQERQPVETFVLEEHDEIITEAIRHELARDGQVFYLHNRVQTIDKMAERVQELVPEARIEYAHGQMSEKQLSDIMHRFVRGLFDVLICTTIVENGVDIPNCNTILVDRADRFGLADLYQLRGRVGRARRKAFAFLLIPAHGVLTSDARQRIEALKKYTGHGTGFRIAMRDLEIRGAGNLLGAQQSGHIAAIGFDLYCQLLKRSIARLQGKKVPPIIEASVDLDFIERSPASGEQTAAAFIPYSYVDDENLRVKLYGRISSLAKESEVRELKREFSDRFGRLPPAMQNLFEIARMRIAAAQAGIKTIRVNDDRIMLIRNGEPIMVNGHYPRLNPNSTSARLKEVLALLKSFTS
- a CDS encoding LL-diaminopimelate aminotransferase, with amino-acid sequence MNAEKLFADRIGGEQFGKSTEIYKFEKIKRAKAKARELHPDLEILDFGVGEPDQMAPAPIREALKVQVDLPENRGYADNGIAEFKQAAAEYMKNFFGVELDPASEINHSIGTKPALAMLPLAFVNPGDVIFQTVPGYPVMATHTKYLGGEVVDIPLLEENEFLPNLESIDPALADRCKLFYINYPNNPTGAVATDEFYDELIAFAQKHNILIIQDAPYATLVYDGDRKSILQRPGAKECALELHSMSKAYNMTGWRLAFFCGAAWAVEALATVKDNCDSGQFKAIQHAACAGIADESLAEGIRVHYEKRLRKMVNVLKDVGFDAQMPGGTFYLYIKAPKGAGDVEFSNAEEASLYLIENFGISTVPWDNTGPFIRFGAVFESAGEEDDERVLNELAARLAKAELKF
- a CDS encoding PEP-CTERM sorting domain-containing protein translates to MKLKWIIASIVLTGALCARADVILWDLNYDENAIYMATVDDFVALGVAGNLSGAAVSQVVASSTNSMSDGTITLSYSAGLAQSVSGPDGIVTNVDNGVLCDYLYLAAGGNEGPVTMQIAGLSSSLLSDTQYYLYLIGAGDNTNQGTSFTFDSATLDTVSGTGTPSDAVATFTFTTGSTVNDTLEFTWDRIGSNDYSGFNGFAIVAVPEPATIGLVGISGVLLFWGHRRSSAKKATA
- a CDS encoding muramidase family protein; the encoded protein is MKMKRNLLVAASHVLVLAGFSLLQGCATGECPVCWLNWPYNTPTEEPLIVPADNSGVGYIEEDIFLPPAAPVDMPPISYPEPVIQEPAVADHIYTVQKGDTLSGIASMYGTSWKNLSDYNGLSNPNKLVVGQEIRVPGTLSASAPVVRSSSPAPKTSSSTGSSSRGSIAQGSSYVIQKGDTLSGIAKRAGLSVAEIKAANALDNSVIVAGKSLSIPKKGEVNVSSSYSAPVTAPKPAPMVEVAAPVAGSAPEPAPMAEDIAPVESAASAPVYEHVLYPGETLEDVARQYGTTQDEIIMLNGLTSPDDLKPGTKLLVPIPE
- the murD gene encoding UDP-N-acetylmuramoyl-L-alanine--D-glutamate ligase, whose translation is MHRYGTALVLGRGRSGRAAEALLRSEGTVVYTVCEDLTPDYRYENLHFDPDVAIVSPGFSLEHPWVKDLVEHGVPLRSELELGWSRRHCPAIAVTGSNGKSSVVKWLADALTESGYAAVPCGNYGLPVCAAVMLPDVPDWLVMEVSSFQLETVHEFYPDIGVFLNILPNHLDRHRDLKTYCDVKLRLFAQMREAGTAVIPLDLFQTLEESCAAAHVCKTFGLQEGADYRFEAGRVGEFDLRGTYFDNEVLGAAAAAVAAVWDSCGLPREALEEATRRFEPLSHRMQLVAEIDGVRYVDDSKATNMAAMCAALRMTRGRVHLIAGGRPKESDWSFAKDLLAQRVSRLYLIGEACDAMQAAWEDVTDCAACETLERAVAAARESAEPGDTVLLSPACTSFDQFSSFAERGEVFVREVTRLTDCVARRRKD